The Streptomyces laurentii genome contains a region encoding:
- a CDS encoding hypothetical protein (YwiC-like protein; pfam14256;~identified by MetaGeneAnnotator; putative;~predicted protein [Streptomyces sp. C]) → MLAVPFVTGVLIGGPAWIDLPLFVAWILAYVAAFHAQQWLRLRRLSRNPRAAARHVRPALVTGVATAAVGIPLAVAEPWLLLAAAAMTPFLAVNAWHARYNRERDLLNGIVAVVPACGMLLVTLRLGGGSLGLVDGLAPAAACLLYFAGTVPYVKTMIRERDSLAYRRGSVAYHALALVAATLLSPWLALPFALYLARAAALPGRRLTPPVVGAVELAGSLTLMGFLVGVYG, encoded by the coding sequence ATGCTCGCCGTCCCGTTCGTCACGGGCGTGCTGATCGGCGGCCCGGCCTGGATCGACCTCCCGCTGTTCGTGGCCTGGATACTGGCCTACGTCGCCGCCTTCCACGCCCAGCAATGGCTCCGGCTGCGCCGACTCTCACGCAACCCCCGCGCCGCCGCCCGGCACGTCCGGCCCGCGCTCGTCACCGGCGTGGCCACCGCCGCCGTCGGGATCCCGCTCGCCGTCGCCGAACCGTGGCTGCTGCTCGCCGCCGCCGCGATGACGCCGTTCCTCGCCGTCAACGCCTGGCACGCCCGGTACAACCGGGAACGCGACCTGCTCAACGGGATCGTCGCCGTCGTCCCCGCCTGCGGCATGCTCCTCGTCACCCTGCGGCTCGGCGGCGGCAGCCTCGGCCTTGTTGACGGACTGGCCCCGGCGGCCGCCTGCCTGCTCTACTTCGCCGGCACCGTCCCGTACGTGAAGACGATGATCCGCGAGCGCGACTCGCTCGCCTACCGGCGCGGATCCGTCGCGTACCACGCCCTCGCTCTGGTCGCGGCGACCCTGCTCAGCCCCTGGCTGGCGCTCCCCTTCGCCCTCTACCTGGCCCGCGCCGCCGCCCTGCCGGGCCGCCGCCTCACGCCCCCGGTGGTCGGCGCGGTGGAGCTGGCCGGCTCGCTGACGCTGATGGGGTTCCTGGTGGGGGTGTACGGGTGA
- a CDS encoding hypothetical protein (Uncharacterized protein family (UPF0104); pfam03706;~identified by MetaGeneAnnotator; putative;~probable conserved integral membrane protein [Streptomyces venezuelae ATCC10712]) gives MAHDSRPERAPERVSGDEPLLAARVHRPSDLMRLLVGILAIALVLAIAAFAQGTTSGLEHDINKGAGGAPDIFVKLAGLFSSIAVLLVPVAFAIERLVKRDGLRIADGVLAAVLAHGVTLATDLWVAKVAPGTIQDALTQPQSGGGLTDPVHNYLAPVIAYMTAVGMARRPRWRVVLWVVLLLDAFTMLVAGYTTAFSIILTVLIGWTVAYGTLYAVGSPNVRPTGQTLLAGLRRVGFRPVTALRAEGVPDAADTGDRGRRYVVTLEDGPPLDVTVVDREQQAHGFFYRAWRRLTLRSITTGRSILSLRQALEQEALLAYAAIAAGANAPKLIATSELGPDAVMLVYEHLGGRTLDSLDDDEITDDLVRGAWRQVKALQSRRIAHRRLAGDAILVDRSGKVILTDLRGGEIAAGDLVLRMDIAQLLTTLGLRVGPERAVALAVEVLGGDAIADCMPLLQPIALSRSTRAELRRLGRERSKRERDAVLAASEAARQARAEARAHANLTTARKEARAEKQADKKAEKRALDEALDEAREEDLLVRIRQQVLLIRPQAPVEPVRLERIKPRTLVSLIAGAIGAYFLLGQIAKTPLSAISHADWWWVAAAVLFAALSYIAAAMSLLGFVPERVGFRRTVTAQVAGSFVKIVAPAAVGGVALNTRFLQRAGVRPGLAVASVGASQLFGLGAHILLLLTFGYLTGTEKSPSFTPSRTVIAGLLTVAVLVLVVTAIPFLRKFVSTRLRSLFAGVVPRMLDVVQRPMKLVTGIGGMLLLTASFVFCLDASVRAFGHGEVSVSYASVAVVFLAGNALGSAAPTPGGVGAVETALTLGLVAVNLPLEVATPAVLLFRLLTLWLPVLPGWLCFNWLTKREAL, from the coding sequence CGCCGCCCGCGTGCATCGTCCGTCCGATCTCATGCGGCTGCTCGTCGGCATCCTCGCCATCGCCCTCGTCCTCGCCATCGCCGCCTTCGCCCAGGGCACGACCTCCGGCCTGGAGCACGACATCAACAAGGGCGCCGGCGGCGCCCCCGACATCTTCGTCAAGCTCGCCGGGCTGTTCTCCTCGATCGCCGTCCTGCTGGTCCCCGTCGCCTTCGCCATCGAACGGCTCGTGAAACGTGACGGACTGCGGATCGCCGACGGCGTCCTCGCCGCCGTCCTCGCGCACGGGGTGACCCTCGCCACCGATCTGTGGGTGGCGAAGGTGGCGCCCGGCACCATCCAGGACGCGCTGACCCAGCCGCAGTCCGGGGGCGGGCTCACCGACCCCGTCCACAACTACCTCGCCCCCGTCATCGCGTACATGACGGCCGTCGGCATGGCCCGCCGGCCGCGCTGGCGCGTGGTGCTGTGGGTGGTGCTGCTGCTCGACGCGTTCACGATGCTGGTGGCCGGCTACACCACCGCGTTCTCGATCATCCTCACCGTCCTGATCGGCTGGACGGTGGCGTACGGCACGCTCTACGCGGTCGGCTCACCCAACGTCCGGCCGACCGGGCAGACGCTCCTCGCCGGACTGCGCCGGGTCGGCTTCCGGCCGGTGACCGCGCTGCGCGCCGAGGGCGTGCCGGACGCGGCGGACACCGGCGACCGGGGCCGCCGCTACGTCGTCACCCTGGAGGACGGCCCGCCGCTGGACGTGACGGTCGTCGACCGCGAACAGCAGGCGCACGGCTTCTTCTACCGGGCCTGGCGGCGGCTCACCCTGCGCTCCATCACCACCGGCCGCTCCATCCTCTCGCTGCGCCAGGCCCTGGAACAGGAGGCGCTGCTCGCGTACGCGGCGATCGCGGCGGGCGCGAACGCGCCCAAACTGATCGCCACCTCCGAGCTCGGCCCGGACGCGGTCATGCTCGTGTACGAGCACCTGGGCGGCCGGACCCTGGACTCGCTGGACGACGACGAGATCACCGACGACCTGGTGCGCGGTGCCTGGCGGCAGGTGAAGGCCCTCCAGTCGCGGCGGATCGCGCACCGCCGGCTCGCGGGGGACGCGATCCTGGTGGATCGTTCCGGCAAGGTGATCCTGACCGATCTGCGGGGCGGCGAGATCGCCGCCGGCGACCTGGTGCTGCGGATGGACATCGCGCAGCTGCTCACCACTCTCGGCCTGCGGGTGGGGCCCGAACGGGCGGTCGCCCTCGCCGTCGAGGTGCTGGGCGGCGACGCGATCGCCGACTGCATGCCCCTGCTCCAGCCGATCGCGCTCAGCCGGTCGACCCGCGCCGAGCTGCGCCGGCTCGGCCGCGAGCGCTCGAAGCGGGAGCGCGACGCGGTCCTCGCCGCCTCCGAGGCGGCCCGGCAGGCGCGGGCGGAGGCCCGGGCCCACGCCAATCTGACGACCGCCCGCAAGGAGGCGCGGGCGGAGAAGCAGGCCGACAAGAAGGCCGAGAAGCGCGCGCTCGACGAGGCCCTGGACGAGGCCCGCGAGGAGGACCTGCTGGTCCGGATCCGGCAGCAGGTGCTCCTGATCCGCCCTCAGGCCCCGGTGGAGCCGGTCCGCCTGGAGCGGATCAAGCCGCGCACCCTGGTGTCGCTGATCGCGGGCGCCATCGGCGCGTACTTCCTGCTCGGCCAGATCGCCAAGACCCCGCTGTCTGCGATCAGCCACGCCGACTGGTGGTGGGTGGCGGCGGCCGTGCTGTTCGCGGCGCTGAGCTACATCGCGGCGGCGATGAGCCTGCTCGGCTTCGTGCCGGAGCGGGTCGGCTTCCGGCGGACGGTGACGGCGCAGGTCGCCGGCTCGTTCGTGAAGATCGTCGCCCCGGCGGCGGTCGGCGGTGTGGCCCTGAACACCCGCTTCCTCCAGCGCGCGGGCGTACGCCCGGGGCTCGCGGTGGCGAGCGTCGGCGCGTCGCAGCTCTTCGGCCTGGGAGCGCACATCCTGCTCCTGCTGACCTTCGGCTATCTGACCGGGACGGAGAAGTCGCCGTCGTTCACCCCGTCGAGGACGGTGATCGCGGGTCTGCTGACGGTCGCGGTCCTGGTCCTCGTCGTGACGGCGATCCCGTTCCTGCGGAAGTTCGTGTCGACGCGGCTGCGCTCGCTGTTCGCGGGCGTGGTGCCGCGCATGCTGGACGTGGTCCAGCGGCCGATGAAGCTGGTCACCGGCATCGGCGGGATGCTGCTGCTCACCGCGTCGTTCGTGTTCTGCCTGGACGCCTCGGTGCGGGCCTTCGGACACGGCGAGGTCAGCGTCAGCTACGCGAGCGTGGCGGTCGTCTTCCTCGCGGGCAACGCGCTCGGCTCGGCGGCGCCGACGCCGGGCGGTGTCGGCGCGGTCGAGACCGCGCTGACCCTCGGCCTGGTGGCGGTGAACCTGCCCCTGGAGGTCGCCACACCGGCGGTGCTGCTGTTCCGGCTGCTGACCCTGTGGCTGCCGGTGCTGCCGGGCTGGCTCTGCTTCAACTGGCTGACCAAGCGCGAGGCGTTGTAG